TGACATCTCATGGAATGGTTTCTTTCTTAAGAACAAATCCGTCAGAGTTGTCTTTGAGAGCAAAGAATATTTCAGCAGATCCAGTACCTGTATAGAATAGAATACTAAATCAATAAAAAGATCATACAGCAAAGGAGCAAGTAGAGAAAGTAATAAACAGAAGAGTAAAGATATTTAGACATCCAAACGGTGCAGATATTTAATAGACACTCATTTTTCCTTTGTACTATCAATCATTTCCCTTAACAAAAACCAATCATTTACATGACCTTTTCTGTAGTCACATTCACAATCATTTCCTTTGCTGAACTTATGTTTTTTACTCCAAAATTCTGGAGAAACCCCAGGTTTGTATAGGAAGAGTTTGCCATGACAATCAGATCATCAGTGATGATATAAGTGGGAAAACCGTTAACAAACCCTTTGCAGAAATCGTTTAGGAAAACCGGACGGGACAGATGATGATACCCACAGTCGCATAAACCCCCAGGCGAAGTTCTTAAATATCTATGCTTGCAGGAGCCAAAATCCGGAGTTATGAAGTACTTTTTAGGCTCAGTGTCATCAATATTAAGCTTAAGAGTACTgcaatagcatgattttcttgGCTTTAACAGCGTTTCTTTCCATGTCACTGTCCACATAGACTCAGGGTCAAAATTTTCCGCACTTTGATAAAGTGTATTCAGACAACCAACAGTAATTGGCCCAATGTTGGATTCTTTCTGCACAAGTCTTGCAATGGTTGCCAAAGGCAGTGTTAAGATGCTACAGAGAATGTCCACAAAGTCCTTCTTTGCTTCAGCAAACAAAACTTCGTTGGTCTCCTCATTTACCAGAAGCTTCAATGATACTTGCTTCTCTGTTTGAGTAGTAGCAGCAGCCATTCTAGCAAACTAGAAAACCTGAAACAGAAAGGCTAGAAAGTTAGAAGTTTTATCTTCAAAACTTGAAACCAAGTTCTTCTATTGCCAATGACTTTTCTAGACGCTTAGAGCATTCATATATACTCCTCTATGCAGCATGAGATTGCACCACTTCACTCAGTGATCTAGTCTTCTTGGTaagttaaattatttattgcttatttaatatgaattttgaaattagtGTTTGTATTCTTTGCATGTGGAGAATAACAATTATGTATGGTACATAATGGTAGTGGTAATTAATTACCCCTCTAAGTCTGTAGCTATTCACGACAATGTATAGAACTGCAGATAAATGTGAGCATTTGATAGACGACCTTTACATTTCCCAGAAGTTGATTAGACGGATAAATTAATTACCGGTTTAGATTAGGATCACTTATTACTTATTAGTATCAAAAGAAGTGTGCTTTTCAATGAAGAAGCCAGGTGGACGACCACGAGTGAATTACTTGGGAcaagtaaattaattaattttctttatgACTTTGTTTTCGGTATTTTTAACACAATAGAACATCTTCAATGCacggttcttagttcttattttggagttaagaactaagaactaagaactttaccattgtaggtgctgacatggactctTTAGTTCTTAAACATAAGAACTTAGTTCTTATAAAatgagttttgctttttgagttcttagcttaaaatattaattatttatctctaatccaaattactttattactttatgagttttgttttattactttatgaaaataaaaaatataaataatgtggttggtaggaccaaatgaatagtggtaagaactaagaacttatggttggagcaaaattgcttgagagttgcttaaacacatgtggcaatatgagctcacatgaatagtgctaagaactaagaaataagaactagcattggagatgctcttatcaTGAGTATTTTTTTATACTATCAATGCATAGTAATTAGAAACAGTGCCTCAATCACAATGGCTCTACTAGGGTCATAGGGGCTCTTGTGACGACAACTAGTGGTGAAGGGCAGGAGGGTTCAATGGAGCAGGTTAGAGGTGAAGACGGTCATGGCGCACAAATCATTacaatatttttcatttcaagTAAGGTCGTAAGGATATGGACAAATGTTGCAAGAAGGTATTTACCTTATGATAAAATATGAATACATGTAACAAGTCCAGCAGCCACAGTTGATAAAGTTGATAACACAGACTCAGACATGGACACAGGATGCGGATACAGGCAGGAGCGGTGACACGGTTAAAATCCAAAAAGTAGGCTATGGGGACAcgacataatttttttttttcaataagcaACAAGGTCATATGTTCATAAAATTAAGAGAACATGAGACAAGTTAAGGTTTATATATTAACCTTTCCAATGTTAAAATACAAGTTAATCTTTTTAGTATGACCAACTTACAACTTCAATCTTATGTCAATGAGCTTCacaaaaaaatactaataaGCCTCATTTTGCAAGTTAAGCACTTTATCTCCATAAAAAGTAGGGGAGTTGTTATTAGAACCCCCCTCCCCTCCCCCCACATCCATTCCAACCCCTCCCTAAAGTGCAAAAAGTCTTAAATACCCTTTTAAAATAACTCCCCAAAACCACCCCACCACCCCACttaattcatttaaaaaattctCTCCTTCAAAACCTCCCAAAACCCCCAAACCCAGACCCCATTTCATTCACAACCACCTTTCGTCCACCTTTCTTCATCAACTCCTCATATCACCATCATTTTCCTCATCTCCGACTACCCAACTCTCCGCCGCGAACGCCACCGCCATTGCCACCGCGAGTTGCTTCGTTCGCCACCGCCGGAGTGCTCTGTCGACCACCGTTGTAGTCGCGCCCAACCTCCACCCCATTTCTTACTCGTCGCAATCTGGTACGCACTCGACTAGACCTATCAGTTATGTATCGTATCGCACTTTAAGGTGCGATAGCAACGCACCTTGAAAGTACGATAGCAACGACCTTCAAAGTGCATTTATAACGCTCCTTGAAAGTGCGTTAGCTAACGTTATTAACACACCTTCAAAAGTGTGACTGAAGCACACTTTGAAAGTGCAACTCCAACGCACTGTGAAAGTGCGTTTTCTATCAGTGACTTTCAAAGCTGCAATTCCTTTCTCCCATTTATCTTTTGAGTTTTAttgtaagattggatactctcactacaaattgtgtgtgaggtagacaatattatttataataatgaaAGTACATAATATGCTAAGAATATTCTTAGGCATATAACAAAATaagtcaataaataaataaagaaatatcacGTAGGATATTATgcctatttatctctaacaccCCCCCGTCAGGCTTAGCGTTGGATTAAGACCAACTCGAAGCTTGGATCTAAAAAGGTCAAACAACGGACGAGGCAAcgccttagtgaaaatatcagcaagcTGGAGAGAAGTGAGCACATGACTAACAACTAATCGACCAGAGGAAACCAGCTCACAAACGAAGTGACAATCCAAGTCAATGTGTTTGGCATGCTTATGAGCAACGAGATTCTGAGCCATAAACAAAGCACTCTGGTTATCactaagaagaagaggagtcgCTGATAACCGAACACAAAGctcatgtaaaagattaagcaACCAAACTAGCTCAGAAACAGTATTAGCCATAGCTCGGtactcagattcacaactagAGCGAGCAACAATAGGTTGTTTCTTGGCACTCCAAGACAAAAGATTATCACCAAGAAAATAGCGTAGTCATAAGTAGAGCGGCGAGTGTCCGTGCAGCGAGTGTCCGTGCAGCGAGCCCATTCTGCATGAATGTAACCAAGAACAACGGGGGAAGAGGTACGACGAAACGTAAGACCAAAGTGTTGTGTGCCACACACATAAC
This portion of the Lotus japonicus ecotype B-129 chromosome 3, LjGifu_v1.2 genome encodes:
- the LOC130749401 gene encoding uncharacterized protein LOC130749401, with product MAAATTQTEKQVSLKLLVNEETNEVLFAEAKKDFVDILCSILTLPLATIARLVQKESNIGPITVGCLNTLYQSAENFDPESMWTVTWKETLLKPRKSCYCSTLKLNIDDTEPKKYFITPDFGSCKHRYLRTSPGGLCDCGYHHLSRPVFLNDFCKGFVNGFPTYIITDDLIVMANSSYTNLGFLQNFGVKNISSAKEMIVNVTTEKVM